A part of Saimiri boliviensis isolate mSaiBol1 chromosome 11, mSaiBol1.pri, whole genome shotgun sequence genomic DNA contains:
- the GPN2 gene encoding GPN-loop GTPase 2: MARAAPTTAFGQAVIGPPGSGKTTYCLGMSEFLRALGRRVAVVNLDPANEGLPYECAVDVGELVGLGDVMDALRLGPNGGLLYCMEYLEANLDWLRAKLDPLRGHYFLFDCPGQVELCTHHGALRSIFSQMAQWDLRLTAVHLVDSHYCTDPAKFISVLCTSLATMLHVELPHVNLLSKMDLIEHYGKLAFNLDYYTEVLDLSYLLDHLASDPFFCHYRQLNEKLVQLIEDYSLVSFIPLNIQDKESIQRVLQAVDKANGYCFGAQEQRSLEAMMSAAMGTDFHFSSTLGIQEKYLAPSDQSVEQEAMQL; this comes from the exons ATGGCAAGGGCCGCTCCGACCACGGCCTTTGGGCAAGCGGTGATCGGCCCTCCGGGCTCGGGGAAGACCACGTACTGCCTGGGCATGAGTGAGTTCCTGCGCGCGCTGGGCCGGCGCGTGGCCGTGGTGAACCTGGACCCGGCCAACGAAGGGCTGCCGTACGAGTGTGCCGTGGACGTGGGCGAGCTGGTGGGGCTGGGCGACGTGATGGACGCGCTGCGGCTGGGGCCCAACGGCGGCCTGCTCTACTGCATGGAGTACCTGGAAGCCAACCTAGATTGGCTGCGTGCCAAGCTCGACCCCCTCCGCGGCCACTACTTCCTCTTCGACTGCCCAGGCCAGGTGGAGCTATGCACGCATCACGGCGCCCTGCGCAGCATCTTCTCCCAAATGGCTCAGTGGGATCTCAGG CTGACTGCTGTCCACCTCGTGGATTCTCACTACTGCACAGACCCTGCCAAGTTCATTTCAGTACTGTGTACCTCCCTAGCCACCATGCTGCACGTGGAGCTGCCCCATGTCAACCTCCTTTCCAAGATGGACCTCATTGAGCATTATGGGAAGCTGG CCTTCAACCTGGACTACTACACAGAGGTTCTGGATCTCTCCTACCTTCTTGACCACCTGGCTTCTGACCCTTTCTTCTGTCACTACCGCCAGCTCAATGAGAAGCTAGTGCAGCTCATCGAAGACTATAGCCTGGTCTCCTTTATCCCTCTGAACATCCAG GACAAGGAGAGCATCCAGCGAGTCCTGCAGGCTGTGGATAAAGCCAATGGATACTGTTTTGGAGCCCAAGAGCAGCGAAGCCTGGAGGCCATGATGTCTGCTGCAATGGGAACTGACTTCCATTTCTCTTC CACACTGGGCATCCAGGAGAAGTACCTAGCACCCTCGGACCAGTCAGTGGAGCAGGAAGCCATGCAGCTATAG
- the GPATCH3 gene encoding G patch domain-containing protein 3: MALPGEAEEETRVYLVVSGIPSVLRSAHLRSYFSQFREEHGGGFLCFHYRHRPERATQQAAPDSALTPTCPAAEGQLLAQTSAIDARRVSTRDSTPVQTRTCCCVISVRGLAQAQRFLRMYSGRRWLDSHGTWLPGRCLIRRLRLPTEASGLGSFPFKTRKEMQSRKAENEAFTLADLKQLPELNPPVLMPNGNVGTPLRVFLELIRACRLPPRIITQLQLQFPKTGSSRRYGNVPFEYEDSETVKHEEFVYTAEGEEIPQGTCLADIPVNPCEEPEEEARKEEEEESHSDDDDDRGEEWERHEALHEDVTGQERTTEQLFEEEIELKWEKGGSGLVFYTDAQFWQEEGGDFDEQTADDWDVDMSVYYDRDGGDKDARDSVQMRLEQRLRDGQEDGSVIQRQMGTFERHTKGIGRKVMERQGWAEGQGLGSRCSGVPEALDGDGQHPRCKRGLGYHGEKLQPFGQLKRPRGNGLGLISTIYDEPLPQDQTESLLRRQPPTSMKFRRDTAFVRGSSA; the protein is encoded by the exons ATGGCGTTGCCCGGCGAAGCGGAGGAGGAGACGAGAGTTTACTTGGTAGTGAGCGGTATCCCCTCCGTGTTGCGCTCAGCCCATTTACGGAGCTACTTTAGCCAGTTCCGAGAAGAGCATGGCGGTGGCTTCCTCTGTTTCCACTACCGGCATCGACCTGAGCGGGCCACTCAGCAGGCCGCTCCTGACTCTGCCCTAACTCCTACCTGCCCAGCCGCTGAGGGCCAGCTTCTCGCCCAGACTTCGGCCATCGATGCCCGGCGTGTCTCCACTCGAGACTCTACTCCAGTCCAGACCCGCACCTGCTGCTGCGTCATCTCAGTACGGGGATTAGCTCAAGCTCAGAGGTTTCTTCGCATGTACTCGGGCCGCCGGTGGCTGGATTCTCACGGGACTTGGCTGCCGGGTCGCTGTCTCATCCGCAGACTTCGGCTACCTACAGAGGCATCAG GTTTGGGCTCCTTTCCCTTCAAGACCCGGAAGGAAATGCAGAGTCGGAAGGCTGAGAATGAAGCCTTCACCCTGGCTGACCTGAAGCAACTGCCAGAGCTGAACCCACCAGTGCTGATGCCTAATGGGAATGTGGGGACTCCCCTGCGGGTGTTTCTGGAGTTAATCCGGGCCTGCCGTCTACCCCCTCGGATCATCACCCAGCTGCAGCTCCAGTTCCCTAAGACAGGTTCTTCCCGGCGATACGGCAATGTGCCTTTTGAGTATGAGGACTCAGAGACTGTGAAGCATGAAGAGTTTGTGTATACAGCAGAGGGCGAGGAAATACCCCAGGGAACCTGCCTGGCAGATATACCAGTTAATCCCTGTGAAGAACCTGAGGAAGAAgcgaggaaggaagaggaagaagagtctCACTCAGATGAT GATGATGACCGGGGTGAGGAATGGGAACGGCATGAAGCACTGCATGAGGACGTGACCGGGCAGGAGCGGACCACTGAGCAGCTCTTTGAGGAGGAGATTGAGCTAAAGTGGGAGAAGGGTGGCTCTGGCCTGGTGTTCTATACCGATGCCCAGTtctggcaggaggaaggaggag ATTTTGATGAACAGACAGCTGATGACTGGGATGTGGACATGAGTGTGTACTATGACAGAG ATGGTGGAGACAAGGATGCCCGAGACTCTGTCCAAATGCGTCTGGAACAGAGACTCCGAGATGGGCAGGAAGATGGCTCTGTGATCCAGCGCCAGATGGGCACCTTTGAGCGCCACACCAAG GGCATTGGGCGGAAGGTGATGGAGCGGCAGGGCTGGGCTGAAGGCCAGGGCCTGGGCAGCAGGTGCTCAGGGGTACCTGAGGCCCTGGATGGTGATGGCCAGCACCCCAGATGCAAGCGTGGATTGGG GTACCACGGAGAGAAGCTACAGCCATTTGGGCAACTGAAGAGGCCCCGTGGAAATGGCTTGGGACTCATCTCCACCATCTATGATGAGCCTCTGCCCCAGGACCAGACAGAGTCACTGCTCCGCCGCCAGCCACCCACTAGCATGAAGTTTCGGAGAGACACGGCCTTTGTGAGGGGTTCCAGTGCTTGA